From the genome of Rana temporaria chromosome 8, aRanTem1.1, whole genome shotgun sequence:
ttaaaccccacGGACTAAGACTGCGATGCCATAaacgttcatgtgcgtgtaaaggcaggcgtcccaatacttttggcagtaTAGTGTATTTGAGCTTGAACCTTCAATAGAACCTAACATCAAGCTAGGCAATCTGTATGGTGAGCTTCGTATGTCTATAGTCGGGCCTGTGCACTTTAGTAGTTATGGGGCTGGGGGAGATCCCATCATGGAGAATAACAGTGAGCAAGCCATGGGCTTGGCAAAAGTGAGGAAGAAGTATAGTGAAGGGTCCAAAAGGACAAATGGGGGAAGAAtaggattggcgtagagccagaGACTCCCCCACCAACCGGGTGGGCTCCCCAATGATAGAGTAAAATCAGTTGGAGTGACCATGACGGGTCATCTATATTCCCTCCTTGGTAGTTTTTGAGATCCAGGGGTCCCAGATAGAGGTAGactgatatgggtttttctctggccgatgctgatatttagaaattggggcagccgatatatgatgccgattgttgtggccgatattttaaagatatttaaatatatttgtttcactgagTTCATTTCGGGGCGCGAGAGCTTTTCACACACTTATTACTGCTGTTATGTCACTCAATTTCTCCTTGCAGGAGTGGGAGTAttgagaaggacacaaggatctctacaaggacgtcatgatggacaatcagccgcccctcacatcaccgggtaagaggagactttattgtaaaggagagagcagtacggaggctccacctagatcccccatcatctgataaacacatagaaacaatgtattcagtcagtgtgtgtgtttcctacagatggatccagtaatgggaacccaccagagagatgtccccgtcctctgtattcccgggattccacacaggaaggtcacaccatcccccaccatcatcaggtagatgaggaacaatcactgatagtatcattaggatctgtacattatctgcattgttaccactgatgtcatttttattctatattcagagtggaaacctgagagatcctaaagttgaggttaaagaagagataaaagaggaggatgacgaggatggggtgatggaggaagaacacaaagatctgtaccaggacaccatggaggagtcatccagctacagaaacccaccagagagatgtccccgtcctctgtattcccggaatTCCACACAgggaggtcacaccatccctcaccatcatcaggtaagtGATCAAAAATTATTGGTAGTTATCATTTAAATacaagcatgtttgttacaattaatgttttattatatactcagagtggaaacctcggggattataacattgttgttaaagaagagtataaagaggaggatgaggagtatggggtgatggaggaactTTCCGGAGGACGCAAGGACATGTTGGAGCCACCTATaaccagaaacccaccagagagatgtccccgtcctctgtattccggggattccacacaggaaggtcacaccatcccccaccatcatcaggtaggtggagttgagggtcgggaacataaagtgattgaacactctgacatgtggagacGATGTGTAGACTCTACaagatgatattttctatgtgatctcacatcataaatacttctatgttactctcctccgctatgtgcctttcgtatTTTATCTTAGTCtccctgattgcacccttacatttcttgttgcgttccttgtaaagttggaatgctgatgatgaccccttgtatttttttaaaggccTTCTCCTTCGTGTTTATATGCATTCCAGATGttattttctgccattctgttggtttagggtgaagatctgatgatCATGAAAGTTGAGGGTGaagtagaagagacgtatgtgagggatgatcagaaaTATACAgaggaggctggaatgacgaggacattcatagaggaggacactcctacagagatcagcacaggtgacccataatatATTCTTCTTTTATCTCCGCTCTATTACTgcacactgattggtccagagtagagCGGGAGCTGAGTGATATCAGCCAATAATAGGTTGATAATggtactacagtggaacctcgtatTGCTAGTAATGTGcttaacaagcgttttgcaatatgcacactgtacagtggaaccttggattgcgagcatattccgttccaggagaatgctcgtaatccaaagtactcgcatatcaaagcgagtttcccattgaagtcaatggaaacaaaaataatttgttccgcattgacttcaatggcatgcaataccgcatgcggccagaggtgggggggggggtgccggagagcctcgtaaatggctggaaaggcccgaggacacctcggaaAGGTTCAGGGCCCTTCCACCTCAGgaaaatgcagtactgcacaccactttgccctgaatcgtgctcgttttgtgagacaacgctcgcaaaccgagttaggattttttcaaAAACGGTGCTTGTATTGCCAAATgttcgttaaccacgttactcgcaatccgaggttccactgtattttgaaaaatcctaactcggtttgcgagtgttgtctcgcaaaagaagcaggattcaggccaaagtggtgtgcagtaccgcatttggcctgaggtgggggggtgctgAAAACTACCATAGGCGATTGGTGCCGTTCGGAAAGACTCTGAAATACTATGTTCccaagctgtcctcgggcctttacgGCTGTTTCCGAGGTTCTCCGatgccccccgcctctggctgcatgcggtattgcatgccattgaagtcaatgcggaacaaatcattttagtttccattgacttcaatggggaaactcgctttgatatgcgagtactttggattacgagcattctcctggaacggattatgctcgtaatccgaggttccactgtacatatcACCAGAAGCCTAGGCCTATGGTCACTTGTTCTATGGTAAAGGGTCTACAAGTCTGAACGTTGACCCTCTTGTTTATTGGAGATCACATGACCCAGTGCCTAGGCTCGTGGTTGTGTAAAGAGCACGCCCCTCCCAgtccccattggttcctgctctTCTGACAAGGCTGTGTAAATGTAGAAGTGATCTGGGAGGAGGACCCAATGCCCTTTGACTGAATAGGGGAAGAGTCCCAGCTGGTTGGGACCTCCACAGAGAACATCTCCTCACTCATATCTACCTGTTACAGATGGAGATACAGAGAAGGGTCCCCAAAAGGGTAACCCGAGGTCGGACTTTAAACAATGGGGAATATAGaaaatttatattttatcaagacagaaatacaaaaatacatatatgtggtaggaaacggagcatggaaaaataaataaaaaaaacacatattaagAGACATtgtgcgtcaacgcgtttcgctgtTAAGGTTCGTCAGGACACATTGGGGTTCGTTGGTTGCAAGAGAAAGGAGAGACGGTCTCGCTATCTTGCCGGAAGATCAGTCTTGTTCAACAAGTGAAGAGCTTTGAGCTTtctcccaggggggggggggttaattgagATCCTTTTACATTGCCAACCCACTTGGGGACACTATATGGCTTAGTTAGGCACAGTCGAACCCTTTGTATTGGAGGACTTTGTAATCGTTGAAATACCCTGGACCCAAGGATCCAGTTAAATTCCGGCTGTTTACCCCACTGTCTTTTTGTCGAGCCTGTGTATTATCCTCTATTTGAGACCACCATATGAGGATACATAAATGTACGAGTCACAAGTCTTATTACGAGATTATTGGAGCCATTCTCCTTTTTCCTCTTTGTTGGACATCATACTCCTTTAACTACTTGTTAAAGGATCTTCCTGCAAGATAATGAGACCCATCTCTCCTTTCTCTTGCAACCAACGAACCCCAACGTGTCCTGACAAAGCTTAACAGCGAAACGCGTTGACACGCAAGGGGTCACTATATATTATGTCTCTTAATACATATGTTTTTTAACCCCTTGTCGCCGAACGTACGcacatatgcgtcctcggctttcgggggttatactgggatgatgcccgcagctgcaggcgtCGGCTTTGCGGtgatttcctcactcgcatccgagagacacgagtagaggagacctgattggcggctctcctgacagggagggtctgtgctgatagtttatcagcgcagccccccccttggaacctgcccaggaccaccagtacgcagcaccagggatgggcatccacactggatcactaggtatgccaccctacaccaccagggaatgccaatctgtgccaagtcagctgccaatcaatgtccaggaagctgccaaccagtgcccacccaAATGTTAACcggaagagccgccgatcggcttttcctcactcgcgtctgagaggcgcgagtagaggagagccgatcggcggctctcctgacagggagggtctgtgctgatagttcatcagcgcagccccccctctgatcccgcccaggaccacaagtatgccgcccaggaccaccagggatgggcatccacactggaccactagGTATGCTACCCTAcaccaccagggaatgccaatcaatgcccaattATTTACGGATGTGGCAATGTAGGGTGCTTCCCTTCTCCTCTGATCCAGATGGAATCTTGATGGAAGTGAACTAACCGTCTCAGATACATTGACGACGtttctttctatttttccagGACCCGCCATGGAGAAACCCGCAAAGGATCGTCTCACTTTATCTCCAGGTtgtaaaatggaagatgaggacatcacaggagaTTGTGGAGGAGAAAAGACAATGAGCTCCACTATGGATGGAGGACTTCACAGTGTGGATAGACCACGGAATCCCTCTGACTCTGAGCAACCTCGTACAGGTGAAAAGCGACACGCGTGTCCCGAGTGCGGGGAATCCTTCCTACATAAATACCGTCTCGCTGTGCACCAGAGATCGCACACGGGCAAGAAGATCTTCTCGTGTCCcgagtgcgagaaatgttttcTCAGCAAATCGGACTTGGTCCTGCATCGGAGatcccacacgggggagaagccatattcctgctcTAAATGCGGGATCTATTTTTcgcagaagtccagtctttccgcaCATTTGAGAAGGCACGTCGGCGAGGAGATGatctattcctgtcctgagtgcggagaATCTTTTCGGTATAAGAAAGACCTCGCTGTACATCATAGATCGCACCCGGGTAAGGGGCTCTATTCCTgccccgagtgcgggaaatgtttccctAAGAAATTCAAACTGATGAGACATCAGAAGTGTCACGAGGAGAAgaagtattcctgttctgagtgcgggaaaagttttctACAGAATTCCCATCTTACCGAACATAAGCTGCGCCACACAGGTCAGAGGCTGTATTCCTGCTCCGAGTGTGGGAAGAGCTTTGTCTGTAAGTCCGATCTCACTAAACACGAGAGGTCTCACAAAGGCGCAAAGCCAAAGTCCTATACTtgtgctgagtgcgggaaatgtttttcacataaaaCCAATCTCAATGTGCATCTGAAATACCACACGGGTGAAAAGCCGCATTCCTgctccgagtgcgggaaatgtttcgtaTCTAAACTTAATCTCGATGCGCATCtgaggtctcacacgggggagaaaccgtaTAGCTGCCCCGAGTGCGGGAAACGTTATTCTTGGAAATCAACACTTGTCATACATCAAAAAACTCACGCGGGGGGTGATGGGGCGTTTTCCTGCTCGGAGTGCGGGAAACGTTATCAGCTGAAAGCCCAACTTGCAATACATCAGAGAACCCACACAGGGGTGAAACCATATTCCTGCTCTAAGTGCGGGAAACATTTTATGACTCATTCACATCTTGCTAGACATCAGGTAGCTCATGCCAAGGAGAAGCTGTTTTCCTGCtccgagtgcgggaaaagttATCTAGATAAATGTAATCTCGTCGTGCATCAGAggtcacacacgggggagaggcCGTATGCTTGCTCTGAGTGCGAGAAACGTTTCTTATGCAAGTCTCATCTCACTAagcatcagaggtctcacacgggggaaaagccatacTCTTgctccgagtgcgggaaatgttttagaaAGAAGCCGCAACTCGTCAGACATGAAGGAttccacacgggggagaagccatattcttgcTCTGAGTGCGGTAAAAGCTTTTTGCGCAAGTCTGATCTCACTAAGCACCAGAGGTCTCACGCGGAGGAAAAGTCGTATAcctgctctgagtgcgggaaatgttttgaaaGGAAACCGCAGCTTGTCAGACATGGGAGGTCCCACGTGGGGGAGAAGCCAGATCCCTTTTATTCCTGCCGCGAGTGCGGGGAATCTTTTTCACGGAAGTATCGTCTCGCTGTGCACAAGAGGTCGCACACGGGTGAGAAACTTCATTCCTGtccggagtgcgggaaatgttttctttATAAATCAGACCTGGAAACGCATCAAAGGTCTCACAAGGGGGAGAAGCCGAattcctgtgctgagtgagaGAAATGCTTTTCGTGGATGTACAGTCTTTGTAAAAGTCAGAGATGCCACGTGGGGgagaagtttggggtggaggaacatgactggcctgcaccgcATCCTGACCTCaatccagtcaagttcctccaccccaatctcgctcacccatgtctctatggaccttgctttgtgcactggtgcccagtcatgttggaacaggggccgtccccaaactgttcccacaaaattgggagcatgaaattgtccaaaatgtcttggtatgctgacgccttaagagttcccttcactggaactaaggggccaacccaactcctgaaaaacaaccccccacaccataatcccccctccaccaaatgatttggaccagtgcacaaggcaaggtccataaagacatggatgagagagtttggggtggaaaacttgactggtctgcacagagtcctgaacaCCTttcggatgaattagagcggagactgcgagccaggccttctcgcccaacatcagttgcctgacctcacaaatgtgcttttggaagaacggtcaaacattcccatagaccagtgatggagaaccttggcaccccagatgttttggaactacatttcccatgatgctcatgcactctgcagtgcagttgagcatcatgggaaatgtagttccaaaacatctggggtgccaaggttcgccatcattcCCATAgagacacccctaaaccttgtggacagccttcccagaagagttaaagctgcaaagggcggggccaactcaatattgaaccctacgggctaagactgggatgccattaaagttcatgtgcgtgtaaagacaggcgtcctaatacttttgacaatatagtgtatagggGGGTCATAATACAGGTGTGCCTCAACGTGTTTCGTGGGATAAACCCACTTCTTCGGGAAGACTTTGAGGGATAAATCTGAGGCCAACTGAGCAGCAAAGGGTGGGgtacaactcaatattgaaccctacagacaaacactgggattccattaaagttcatgtgcgtttaaAGACAGGCGTCTTAATACTTttgatcagggatcctcaaactacggccctccagctgttccggaacttcacatcccatgaggcattgcaaaactccgacattcacagacatgactaggcatggtgggaattgcagttcctgaacaactggagggccatagtttgaagacccctgcttttGACAATAAAGTGTAGGGGGGGGTCATAATACAGGTGTGCCACAACGCGTTTCGTTGGATAAACCCACTTCTTCAGGAAGACTTTGAGGGATACATCTGAAGCTAACtgagctgcaaagggcggggccaactgaatattgaaccctacggactaagactgggatgccattaacattcatgtgcgtgtaaagacaggtgtcctaatacttttgacaaaaTAGTGTAGGGGGCTCATAATACAGGTGTGCCTCAACATGTTTCGTGGGATAAACCCACTTCTTCAGGAAGACTTTGAGGGATAAATCTGAGGCCAACTGAGCTGGAAAGGGCGGGGCAAactgaatattgaaccctacagacaaatagctggattcagaaagaccgccttaacctagcagtggcgtagtgtatcgtgtttacactgcgccgccgtaagttagcgaggcaagtacatgattcacaaaatacttgcctgctaacttacggcggtgtagcgtaaatcgggccggcgtaagctcgcctaattcaaattcggctgagggggcgtgttttatgttaatggggggtgatttgacgtgattgacgtattttacgaacggcgcatgcgccgtccgtgtacatatcccagtgtgcattgcggcaaagtacgccgcacggtcctattggtttcgacgtggatgtaaattacgtccagccctattcaaggacgacttacgcaaacgacgtaaaattttcaaatttatacgcgggaacgacggccatacttaacattactagtccagctatttgatggaataactttaggcctgaaaatgccttacgtaaacggcgtatctttactgcgtcgggcaagcgtacgttcgtgaatcggcgtaactactcatttacatattctaggccgaccgcaatggaagcgccacctaacggtcagcctaaaaattacactttaggatacgaggatgtaagacacttacgccgctcgtatctgagcctaatttaagcgtatctggtttccagaatacgcttaaatttgcgtcggcgcagattctgatttaggccggcgtatcagtagatacgccggcctaaatctttctgaatctgcctaaaAGACTGGGAtggtaaagttcatgtgtgtgtacaggcaagcgtcccaatacttttggtaatatagtgtatatgaatCCTGTTTTGCCTCACGCTGGGAAGAAGCACGAGACCTCGGAAAACAcgtggctgagctcctccattcttcAGGCAAGAAACGCTTCACAAGGAAAAGCAAGTTCGCTGAAGATATCAACGTTCACCGTTCTGTGTGcgtggagagaagaagagagggggtATCGTCGTTGGTTGAGGCCCTCTAGCTTTGTAGTCTGATCTCCCCTGCACTTCGGTAGAAGCTGCCAATGAAGAAATTGTTGCGAGAGAAGAGTTAGATATTGCTTGCGGTTGAAGAGCAGGGGAGATCAGATTACACAGCATGGCAAACAAGCTCAGTGCAGTAGTTGTGCCACCCGCTGGCTAAAAGTGGTAATTTTGCAGATGTAGGTTTAATTAAACAAAATGCAAAtatatgagaattttttttttttcgggatacAAATGTGTTGtatatgtaataaatatatatacatttaaaatcCTTGTGTGCTTTGAATTTGTGTTATTAAGACTGGGTTCAAATGTGTGccatgcgggaacgacgggctaAATCCAGGACAGTCCCACAAAGAACAAGAAATGTGCATCCCTTTTGCCGGTGCCGTTAGTTCTTCATGGCGCCCCACGCTACACACCTTGTTAATGCCTATGCAAGATCACGTGCCACCAGGCGCATCCATAATAGAGAAACACACCTtcgtcttccagattctgataagccctctttTAGCAGACCCCCACGAACAccgaccagggttgtggggaggaggcTCTTGCCCTCTGCCAGCAGACCCCCCACGACCACTGACTAACTAGGGTTGTAAGGGAGAGACATTTGCCAGCAGACCCCTATGAACACCGGCCATGGTTGTAGGTAGGAGGCCCTTGCCCTCTGCCAGAAGACCCCTACGTCCACCAACCAGGGAAGTAGGGAGGAGGCCCTTGTTCTCTGCCAGCAAACCCCTATGACCACCGACCAGGTTTGTAGGGAAAAGGCTTTTGCTCTTTGCCAGCAAACCCCCATGAAAACTGAcctgggttgtggggaagaggctcttgctcTCTGCCAGCAGAACCCCACGACCACCGACTAGGGTTGTGACGAAGAGACCTTTGCCCTAGGGTTGTGTGGAGGAGGCTTTTGCCAGCAGACCCCTATGAACACCAACCAGGTTTGTAGGTAAGTGGCCCTTGCCCTCTGCCAGAAGTCCCCCGCGACCACAGACCAGGGATGTGGGGAAAAGGCCCTTGCCCTCTGCCCGCAAACCCCTATGACCACTGTCCAGGTTTGTGGGGAAAAGGCTCTTGCTCTCTGCCAGCAGACTCCCACGAAAActgaccagggttgtggggaagagggtcTTGCCCTCTGCCAGCAGACCCCCACGACCACAGACTAGGGTTGTGAGGAAGAGGCTTTTGCCAGCAGACTCAAATGAACACTGACCATGGTTGTGGTTAAGAGGCCATTGCCCTCTGCCAGAAGATCCCCACGACCACAGGCCAGGGATATGGGAAAATAAGCCATTGCCCTCTGCCAGCAGAACCCCACGACCACGGACCAggattgtggggaagaggcccttgtgttctgccagcagaCCCCCAGGACTATCAACCAAGGTTGCAGGGAAGAGGCCCTTACCCTCTGCCAGCAAACCCCTATGACCACCGACCAGGTTTTTAGGGAAAAGGCTCTTGCTTTtgccagcagacccccacaaaaactgaccagggttgtggggaagaggcttttGCCCTCTGCCAGCAGAACCCCAGGATCTAAAAGGTGAGGTCATGATGAGCAGGACATGGACTTCTTGTCTATGTGAGAGCCACAGCTCCATGATgattgatcttccacaaggatctAAAAGGCGAGGTCGTGATGAGCAGGACATGGACTTCTCATCTATGTGAGAGCCACGGGTCTGTGGTAATTGACCTTCTACAAAGATCTAAAGGTCTATATCATCTTAGCTGAAATTGGCTAAGTTCTTGTCCACTCCTCCATTTTAAAGATGCCTGTATATGTAATAATGCTTCATGTTCCGGACATGGCTTACCGATCACCCCGGAGTGTGGTGGAAACCTATTGGCTTCCTAGTTGAACCCATCTCTAAGCCCTCTCTGCTCCTTCAATGGCTGGCATTCCCATAGCCGTGTTGCAGCCACGGCTGTTCCCCCATAGGCAACATATGTACAGTCgctatatgtatactgtatgtacagttctGCTCAGTAAACAAAGGGGCCGGGTATTCCATTCATATataccagaccttaatcctatataaGGATCTGGTATAGATGTCATTGGGGTACCtcccactccaaaaaaaaacagacccttGTTCAAGCATACAGGAAAAGGGTAAGAGGAACATACTCCCCTCCATTCTGAGCCAGAGCAGGCCACACACTAGACTTTTATTCAAGCATGTAGCCACAAAAAGAGGGTGAGGAACatgctccaccccccccccttttattgtgAACCATAACACACCACATGACCCACCCCACCTTTTCCAGAAAAGCAATCATgtagatgaggacaagggcctcttccacacAACCCTGGCCCGGTGGTGGTTGCAGGGGGTCTGTTGGTGGGgccttatcgaaatctggaaccCCCCTTTTATATAGATATTGGCCCCACTATGTGAATGAAAAAGGGCCCCCCCTatacattcacaaaaaaaaaagtgtaattaaaaacagagtttttgacaaatcctttaataaaaaaaaaaaaaaatcacacgcaCACAAATAGGACATTCACCCCTCCACATCATCCAGCGACGTAGATCCATGTAAATCACAAATCCACCAACATTGAAAACGTAAATACCCCTCATTGACACAAGTCTGATCTTGACAGCTCAGGTGGGTTACAGCTGATATATACAAAGGACGTGTTCTCCggggtgatgtcattgactgTATAGGGACATGACCATTATATGATCAATGACTTCACCCGGGAGACCCCCTCCGTTTGTATATTTCAGCTGGCATCCGCCAGAGCAGTCGTCGGGTTatgccagggatcttcaaactacggccctcaagactctgacattcacagacatgactaggcatgatgggaattgcagttcctgaacaactggagggccatagtttgaggacccatggGTTATGCCGTGTGTCGGCAGGtagcatttatttttctttcagcgGGCATCAGCAattgtgattgacgatggatgtactttgtgggactttttttttggggggagggggggttctttttattaaaggacttttaTTTACACTTCTAATTAGCAGTACTATGCagcccttactcattcacatgggatgTGGTATCTAGGTTCCCAAtgggagcttccagattctgataagccctccttccacagacccccacaaccaccgagccAAGGTTGTTGATTAGAGGCCCTTTCCATAGAAACAATGTGCTTTGCCGGcgtggttcaggaggaggggggcacaCTAGTTCCCTTATTTCCTGACCATTTTTAAACTATCCCTAACTTATTTGTTTACATGGCCAGGGATTCTctttatctataccagacccctaTCCTATATAAGGGTCTTATAATGTTATTAAATTCAAGCATCTAGACAAACATGTGCCCCCCCCTACTCCTGAACCATacctggccacatgccctcaacctgGGGAATGTCAGGGACTGCCCGGCACAGCAACTTGTCCACATGAAAATAAagataagggcctcatccccacaaccatggCTTGGTGCTTATGGGGATCGCAGGGCTTGTTGGCATTTCAAAACCCCTTTTAACAATATTGGGGAACCATCGGCATAGGACATCTCGTCTCCTCGTCTATCCTGTGATCTGTCCTGTGTCCATATTTGTTTACTAATTACCTCCTATGATACCTCTACTGCCAGTATCCTGTCCTGTCCTCGTAAGATCACAGAGTACATTGCAAAGCTGGACAGATTCTACCACAAAGATAAGGATGGGCAGGGAGAAGATGGCGGCTCCTCCGCTTCTGGGATGGAGACATCGATCCCTGAAACTTCTAAGATCCTGGAGGCAATCTCCACTTGCCAGGCAACACTGACTACCAAAATCGAGGAGGTTAAGCTGGACATCTCTTCAGACAGGATCTGCATAAACTCAGAGATCGTGTATTAGAGGCAGAGCATCGCCTGAGTCATGCTGGAGGACACCATCCCTCCTCTGATCAGGCATCCTGCCACATTGCTCAATTGCAACTGAAGCAAGATGATAAAGAAAGTTTACCGCTCAGAGGTCCCAGAGAACTGCAAAGTGGGGTCCAATCTCttgggtgcaggcactgcaatagtatgcaaatatgtataagaaagaaccgggacggccgcactccaaaaataaaaatgtgttccttttaataaaaactggtcacaacatggatgtcacagcaaaaaatcaggaaaaagggctaacgcgtttcacactctcatacagtgcttatttattgaataagcactgtataagagtgtgaaacgcgttagccctttttcctgattttttgctgtgacatccatgttgtgaccagtttttattaaaaggaacacatttttatttttggagtgcggccatcccggttctttcttatacatttttgaagCAAGATGATCTTGAAAATAGAATGTGCCGCAACAATCTGCGTTCTATTGGCCTTCCAGAGGGTTGCAAAGGGGGCTAGTCCAACAACCAATCATCttagtctcccttacatcagagcccctatcagagttcccccttacgtAAGAGTCCCCATCGGAGTCATCCCTTACATGAAAGTCCCCATTAGAATCACCTCTTACATGAGAGTCCTCATCAGTATCCCTGTTCACATGACAGTCtccatcagagtcaccccttaCATGGGAGTCCCCATCATAGTCACCCCTTACATAAGAGTCCCCATCA
Proteins encoded in this window:
- the LOC120910581 gene encoding zinc finger protein 260-like, which gives rise to MENNSEQAMGLAKGGHTIPHHHQGEDLMIMKVEGEVEETYVRDDQKYTEEAGMTRTFIEEDTPTEISTGPAMEKPAKDRLTLSPGCKMEDEDITGDCGGEKTMSSTMDGGLHSVDRPRNPSDSEQPRTGEKRHACPECGESFLHKYRLAVHQRSHTGKKIFSCPECEKCFLSKSDLVLHRRSHTGEKPYSCSKCGIYFSQKSSLSAHLRRHVGEEMIYSCPECGESFRYKKDLAVHHRSHPGKGLYSCPECGKCFPKKFKLMRHQKCHEEKKYSCSECGKSFLQNSHLTEHKLRHTGQRLYSCSECGKSFVCKSDLTKHERSHKGAKPKSYTCAECGKCFSHKTNLNVHLKYHTGEKPHSCSECGKCFVSKLNLDAHLRSHTGEKPYSCPECGKRYSWKSTLVIHQKTHAGGDGAFSCSECGKRYQLKAQLAIHQRTHTGVKPYSCSKCGKHFMTHSHLARHQVAHAKEKLFSCSECGKSYLDKCNLVVHQRSHTGERPYACSECEKRFLCKSHLTKHQRSHTGEKPYSCSECGKCFRKKPQLVRHEGFHTGEKPYSCSECGKSFLRKSDLTKHQRSHAEEKSYTCSECGKCFERKPQLVRHGRSHVGEKPDPFYSCRECGESFSRKYRLAVHKRSHTGEKLHSCPECGKCFLYKSDLETHQRSHKGEKPNSCAE